Proteins encoded in a region of the Flavobacterium sp. MDT1-60 genome:
- a CDS encoding ABC transporter substrate-binding protein has protein sequence MDDTIKIGILIPKSQQYPTLDRDFMRGLKLNNLNVKFYVESIGIGADEKMIIEKIQKLNFQEDISIMIGLFGHYNITEVYNYTSKNDILLLVADTGATLPYEKSVYKGVYINSFGLTESCYHLGTYLTAKNYQKIVTSTSFYDSGYGMLAAIEYAFKEKSIFSGHYITPFVPRENESACMDHFINSHEPDAVFAFYSGLYAEENADFIVQNKITKKYPFYVTPFFITDKILEEYKNEPHELYVVSSWMQNDTDDIDFTNEYKNKYSENPSVFSVLGYENGLILNNILLNAENNLSISSLIEEMDKLNIAGPRGNIEFDKDTNRTMFNHYMYKLNFDSNNNISFNRIKTFVNDGHFIKAFTSSTKPEKVSGWQNAYLCH, from the coding sequence ATGGACGATACTATTAAAATAGGAATTCTAATTCCAAAATCACAACAATACCCAACGTTAGACAGAGATTTTATGAGAGGTTTAAAACTTAATAATCTCAATGTCAAATTTTATGTGGAAAGTATTGGTATTGGTGCAGACGAGAAAATGATAATTGAGAAAATACAAAAATTAAATTTTCAGGAGGATATCTCTATTATGATTGGTCTTTTTGGACATTATAATATAACTGAAGTTTACAACTATACTTCTAAAAATGACATTCTGTTGCTTGTCGCAGATACCGGGGCAACATTGCCATATGAGAAGTCTGTATACAAAGGTGTTTACATTAATTCTTTTGGGCTAACGGAATCGTGTTATCATTTAGGAACTTATCTAACAGCCAAAAACTATCAAAAAATTGTAACCTCGACTTCATTTTATGATTCAGGTTATGGTATGCTGGCAGCAATTGAATATGCTTTTAAAGAAAAATCTATATTTTCAGGCCATTACATCACTCCTTTTGTGCCAAGAGAAAATGAGTCTGCATGCATGGATCACTTTATTAATTCGCATGAGCCTGATGCTGTTTTTGCTTTCTATAGTGGTTTATATGCAGAAGAAAATGCAGATTTTATAGTCCAAAATAAAATTACTAAAAAGTACCCTTTTTATGTTACTCCGTTTTTTATCACTGATAAAATTTTAGAAGAATATAAAAATGAGCCTCATGAACTTTATGTCGTAAGCTCATGGATGCAAAATGATACTGATGATATAGATTTTACTAATGAGTATAAAAACAAATACTCAGAGAACCCTTCAGTTTTTTCTGTTTTGGGTTATGAAAACGGGCTAATATTAAATAATATACTTCTTAATGCAGAGAATAATCTTAGTATAAGTTCCTTAATTGAAGAAATGGACAAATTAAATATAGCCGGTCCCAGAGGAAATATTGAATTTGATAAGGATACAAATAGAACAATGTTTAATCATTATATGTATAAATTAAATTTTGATTCTAATAACAATATAAGCTTTAACAGAATAAAAACATTCGTAAATGACGGACATTTTATTAAGGCTTTTACTTCGTCCACAAAACCTGAAAAGGTAAGTGGCTGGCAGAATGCTTATTTATGTCATTAA
- a CDS encoding phage tail protein: protein MEPFLGTILAFGFNFAPRGWLLCYGQLLSIAQNSALFSLLGTTYGGDGVTTFALPDLRGRSLVGQGQGPGLTNIYMGQISGTENTSLLITNMPSHAHPLVAGQANVSTVANALSGGTITNETDSGNNFFAAGGAVPNIYSEPGGTNNPIGGIASTISGITGVAGGNQPFSIRNPYLGINYCIATEGIFPSRN, encoded by the coding sequence ATGGAACCATTTTTAGGAACAATTTTGGCTTTTGGATTTAATTTCGCCCCACGAGGCTGGCTACTCTGCTATGGACAACTTTTGTCAATAGCGCAAAATAGTGCCCTTTTTTCCTTACTTGGAACAACATATGGGGGTGATGGCGTAACTACATTTGCTTTACCGGATTTAAGAGGAAGATCTCTTGTTGGTCAGGGCCAGGGACCGGGATTAACTAATATTTATATGGGTCAAATATCCGGTACTGAAAACACTTCACTATTAATAACCAATATGCCTTCTCATGCACATCCGCTTGTAGCGGGTCAGGCTAATGTTTCTACAGTTGCTAATGCATTAAGCGGAGGTACAATAACCAATGAGACTGACAGTGGAAATAATTTTTTTGCTGCAGGTGGTGCTGTTCCTAATATTTATAGTGAACCGGGAGGTACAAATAATCCGATTGGTGGTATAGCTTCAACTATCAGCGGTATTACTGGTGTTGCTGGAGGCAATCAGCCCTTTAGTATCCGAAATCCTTATCTGGGTATAAACTATTGTATTGCTACAGAAGGAATTTTTCCTTCCAGAAATTAA
- a CDS encoding alpha-N-acetylglucosaminidase → MKVKNVAVILMIVGFVFSSNAQSFEAVKELANRRVPWLAGKLVFSPIVKEDGKDVFELSSKKGNIYIGATDANSASSALNWYLKYYCYRNMSHMGDNMKPLEKIPVIDKKIRIVSPYRFRYALNYCTINYTMSFYTWKDWERELDWMALNGVNLMLAPVGVEAVWQNTMLRLGFTQKEIIDFIPGPAFSAWWLMGNLEGWGGPVSQNMIDQQVLLQQKILKRMKGLGIEPVMQGFYGMVPTTLKNKEKVKIIDQGKWAGGFTRPDFLLPTDPYFEKISGIYYSEMKKLYGNDLRFFGGDPFHEGGNSNGADLGVCAKEIQKQMQHSFPSSTWILQGWQENPSTKLLAGLDKSKTLIIELFGENTANWETRKAYDGTPFIWCNVSNFGDKVSLYGKIQRFADEVYRAKTGSYNTFLSGIGIIPEGIHNNSAPIDFMLELGWHTDKVDTKEWIKNYVKYRYGKPNETILEAWQGFLETIYSSPEIYQEGGSESIFCARPSTNVESISSWGTRKRNYDVAKFAKAVKLFVSVSKEFEQSETYQIDKIDLVRQVNANKGDVVYQSMIDAINKKDAVAFETASKKFQMMILQQDELLNCNPHFTLHTWLKQATDFGTTPKDKELSVRNAKEQITIWGPYDPNTNLHDYAFKEWGGLLGSLYLDRWKLFEKEQLTLLSNQAVNPSNYFEIEKKWTEESNMFLPKLLTKEKENSLIDAILQ, encoded by the coding sequence ATGAAAGTTAAAAATGTCGCAGTAATACTGATGATTGTCGGATTTGTTTTTTCTTCAAATGCACAATCGTTCGAGGCAGTAAAGGAATTAGCAAACAGGCGTGTTCCCTGGCTGGCTGGCAAGTTGGTTTTTTCTCCAATAGTAAAAGAAGATGGCAAAGATGTGTTTGAATTATCTTCTAAGAAAGGCAATATATATATTGGAGCAACAGATGCCAATTCTGCATCATCTGCTTTAAACTGGTATTTGAAATATTACTGTTATCGCAATATGTCGCATATGGGAGATAACATGAAGCCCCTTGAAAAGATACCAGTAATTGATAAAAAAATCAGAATTGTTTCTCCTTATAGGTTCCGTTATGCATTAAATTATTGTACGATCAATTATACGATGAGTTTTTATACATGGAAAGACTGGGAACGCGAATTAGACTGGATGGCACTAAATGGTGTAAACCTAATGTTGGCTCCCGTTGGTGTAGAAGCCGTATGGCAAAATACAATGCTACGTTTAGGATTCACCCAAAAAGAGATTATTGATTTTATACCAGGCCCGGCTTTTAGCGCATGGTGGCTAATGGGAAATCTGGAAGGTTGGGGAGGACCGGTTTCTCAAAACATGATTGATCAACAAGTTTTGTTGCAACAAAAGATTTTAAAAAGAATGAAAGGACTCGGAATTGAGCCGGTAATGCAGGGCTTTTATGGAATGGTTCCGACAACATTAAAAAATAAAGAAAAAGTAAAAATCATAGATCAGGGAAAATGGGCAGGTGGTTTTACCAGACCTGATTTTTTATTGCCTACAGATCCTTATTTTGAGAAAATTTCCGGCATTTATTATTCTGAAATGAAAAAATTATATGGTAATGATCTTCGTTTTTTTGGAGGTGATCCCTTCCATGAGGGAGGAAATTCAAATGGTGCTGATCTTGGAGTTTGTGCTAAAGAAATTCAAAAACAAATGCAACATTCTTTTCCTTCCAGTACATGGATACTTCAGGGATGGCAGGAAAATCCATCAACTAAATTACTAGCCGGTTTAGATAAATCAAAGACTTTGATAATTGAATTGTTTGGTGAGAATACAGCAAATTGGGAAACTCGCAAAGCATATGATGGAACTCCGTTTATATGGTGTAATGTAAGTAATTTTGGAGATAAAGTCAGCTTATATGGTAAAATTCAAAGATTTGCAGATGAGGTTTATCGTGCTAAAACAGGCTCTTATAATACTTTTTTAAGCGGAATCGGTATTATTCCTGAAGGAATTCATAATAATTCTGCTCCTATTGATTTTATGTTAGAACTGGGTTGGCATACAGATAAGGTTGATACTAAAGAATGGATAAAAAATTACGTTAAATATCGTTATGGTAAACCTAATGAAACAATTCTTGAAGCTTGGCAAGGATTTCTTGAAACCATTTACAGCAGTCCCGAGATTTATCAGGAAGGTGGCTCAGAATCTATTTTTTGCGCCAGACCTTCCACAAATGTAGAAAGTATTTCTTCATGGGGAACCAGAAAAAGGAATTACGATGTAGCAAAGTTTGCTAAAGCTGTTAAACTTTTTGTATCCGTTTCAAAAGAATTTGAGCAAAGTGAAACCTATCAGATTGATAAAATTGATTTAGTCAGACAGGTTAATGCAAATAAAGGAGATGTTGTATATCAAAGTATGATTGATGCCATTAATAAAAAGGATGCTGTTGCTTTTGAAACAGCTTCAAAAAAGTTTCAAATGATGATTCTACAGCAAGATGAGTTGTTAAATTGTAATCCACATTTCACACTACATACCTGGCTAAAACAAGCAACTGATTTTGGTACAACACCAAAAGATAAAGAGTTATCAGTACGAAATGCAAAAGAGCAAATTACGATTTGGGGTCCTTATGATCCTAATACCAATTTACACGATTATGCCTTTAAAGAATGGGGAGGATTATTAGGCTCTTTGTATTTAGACCGATGGAAATTGTTTGAAAAAGAACAACTTACTCTTTTAAGTAATCAAGCGGTAAACCCTTCAAATTATTTCGAAATAGAAAAGAAATGGACAGAAGAAAGTAATATGTTCTTACCGAAGTTGCTAACAAAAGAAAAGGAAAATTCTTTGATTGATGCAATTTTGCAATAG